CTCCCGTATGGTCATATAAGGCAATTCTATATTGTCAAAAGCATCCGTTCTAAACATAACACCATGTAACTCAAATGCATGTGTTGGCTGAATTTCAGTAGGCATGTTCTCAGGCAATTCACGGCGATATAATTTATTTTCAATTAAATAAGGGGTGCCTTCAACATCTACCACTTTTATTTCAACATTAAACGAGTGATTACGAGTATAAGCACCATCAACACCATCGGTTTCCAGAATTAAAGGGGCAATAACCGCTGCTCCCGTTTCTTCGCCAGTTTCAATTAATGGCGGTAACCAGTTTTCAGATACTCTTGAATCATTATCAAGTAAAAAAGTAAAAGGCGTTTTTATTTTCCCCTGTACTTGTAAAAGCCCTTCCATAGGTATCATTAAACCATAAGACGAGATACTCGCATTAGACTTACCAGAGATACTCTTTTGTGCTTTTGATAATTCCGCCTTTGGATACCCTAGATCTAAAATAACAAGATCAAATAAATTTTCATCGGTATATCGATAAACCAGATCGATACAATCAGACAAACCACTAAATCGATCTCTGGGTGAGATTACAATTGTTACTTTTTTTTGTGTCATGTTTTAATTCCTTTATTCAAGATTTCTTGGTTAATACTGTTCGTTGATTAAATTATTTAACTAAGGTAAATCACTTGTAGTAGAGCACATCCAAGCAAAGCGTCTTGGAGGTTTTAGTGAGCAACATGGTTTGTTTTGTTCTTTTTTTAATCTAACATAACTCTGCCGACATTGTTCTACAAAAGCAGTGAACAAATATTGAATGAGAAAACTATCACTACCCGCTTTATTTTTATATAAACTGACTTATCCAATAACCCTGCAACATCACAAACATGCTGGGGATCACTCAATTGATTTAACTCTTCTTGCTCTGCATTATCAATAGAAACAATATACTTAGGTATGACAATGTTTTTACCTGCTTGTCACCATAAAATAAACCGTAATTAAAAACAAAATCACCAAAAGCATCAATGAGAG
The DNA window shown above is from Colwellia psychrerythraea 34H and carries:
- a CDS encoding glycosyltransferase, with amino-acid sequence MTQKKVTIVISPRDRFSGLSDCIDLVYRYTDENLFDLVILDLGYPKAELSKAQKSISGKSNASISSYGLMIPMEGLLQVQGKIKTPFTFLLDNDSRVSENWLPPLIETGEETGAAVIAPLILETDGVDGAYTRNHSFNVEIKVVDVEGTPYLIENKLYRRELPENMPTEIQPTHAFELHGVMFRTDAFDNIELPYMTIREHLDIGMQLTAKGELLFAEPKSIIYFDNLGTRGELNDLKYFNYRWNAKIAKYSHDLFEKRWGYKWYGEQAIYYWCVRRRIYMLLRWLYIPIPAANFIDRLVSSLKRRISPIWDPISNPNEVSTLLYDRLEGNKAVPLSHDIKL